One uncultured Carboxylicivirga sp. genomic window, AAAAGTCTATTATTGCTAACACCGACTTTTGCAATGCCGTTGACAATAAAATGAATGAATTAATCGATAGTTTAAAAAGTTATATTGCATCAACCACCCAAGCTGGTGACGATTGGTGATAATAAATTCCAATAAATACGGGCCTCGCAATTATGCGGGGCTTTTATATTTCAGGAAATCTGTTTTTAAGATGTTCGCTATCTGTACCTTTCATCTTACGAAGGTATTTGTCGGTGATGTCCAGTGAGTGATGACGCATCTGCATTTGTAAATCCTTGGTTGGCACCCCTGCGTTACTGGCTAGTACAGCTCCAGTGTGTTTCCAGCTGTAAAATTTGTATTCTTTGCTTAATCCTAGTTCATCTCTAAAAGAATTGAAACGGTTTCTTAGAGTGTTCTTGCCTAATGGTTCCGTACCTGGCATTTTGTTTCGTCCAAATACATATAAGTCACGTGCATAATTTTGTAATTGATATTGTTGTGTCAGTACAGTCAGAAATTGGGATGGAACAATAACTGTTTCCTGTTTCCCATTTTTAGCAATATTGGCAGGAATTGTAATCGTTCCCGAAAAAAAATCAATCCAGGCTATTCTCATCAATCTAAGTTCGGATCCGGGACGTATAAAGCAATAAAACTCAAATTGAAGTGCTAACCATAATTGTGGATCTCGACCCTGAATAATCATTTTAAACTTCTCAATATCATTTTTCATTATTGGTTTCGCTGCATTGTCGCATGTACGAGGAAGTTTTGGGACATTAAATACAGGGTTTTCAATAACTTTTTTATTTGATATTAAATATTCAAACAAACGATTGATATTTTGCTCATACTTCTCTAAGGTCAATTTAGATAGTTTACGATCATCTATTAACCAATTAAAGAATTCAAGGATAATTTTATTGTCGATGGATTCAACATCCAGATCTCCATAATCATTTTTCTCTAGCCACATACAGAATAATCTGATTTTGGATTGATAGGATTCGTATGTCTTTGGTTTTACTTCGCGTTTTCTATAAGTGAGAAAATCAGACATTAAACTTCTTATGGTGATATTGCTTTTCTTTTTTCTACCATATATTTGAGCAAGGTTATGGTAGTCAATCTCATCTTCATAGATAACATCCTCATCTTTAAAGGGTGTCCATCCATTTTTTAATTTATATGTGTATTCGTTTATGATTGATTGGGCATGCTTTTGCCTCTCCTGAATAGTTTCGAGTTTTGTTTTGAACACAATTGTTTCAAACCCCTCATAAATCCTGAAGCGGTGCATCTTATCCGTTTTGTGGTTACGGACCTGATATTCAATAAACCATCGTTTATTGATATCTCCTTTACAATCATTTAATCGTGGGAGAACTATTATTCTTTTTCGACGTGGCATAATTCAATTGTTTATGTGTTCCCCAACACCAAAAATTAAATTATGTGGTCGAAACTGTATCATAACTGTATCATTTCATTTGATTGATACAGTTACGTTTTATAACAACTTGATATTGTTTGTATTACAGTTACAAGTGGAGCTGCAGGGAATCGAACCCTGGTCCAGACAAAGAAGTCATATGCTTTCTACATGCTTAGCTCTGACTTGGTTTTCGAATAGCAGCTGGATCAAAGCCACCGACTACTACCTTATCTTCTTAAATTTCGGAAAAAGCCCGAAGCTTACCTTTTCCTAGTTCTGATTTACCAGCATCTCTGAACCGAACCGCCTCAAAACTTAGCATTCGAGAGATGTCTTGTTCCGGCATCTAATGCCAGAATTATGCTAATCTACTATACTTCGATTAAGCTGCAAGAGCGTAATTTGTTTCGCCAATTAAAATGGTTGAGATCCGAGATTAACGAGCCAGCATCACGACGCTCGACATGCTTACATACCACTTTGCAATGCTGTCAAATCCACGTCAGCCCCAAGTGAAATGTGCCACAAATATAATAAAAAGCAAAGAATATAAACTTAGAAATTCTTCAATAAAGAAATGGTTTCAACAGGATTCTTTGATTTAAATACATAACTACCTGCAACTAAAACATCTGCACCTGTATTAATTAATTTTTGCGCATTGCTGTTATCAACACCACCGTCTACTTCAATTAATGCCCTACTATTCTTTTTAAGAATTAGTTCTTTTAACTGTTCAATCTTATTATAAGTGTTTTCAATAAACTTCTGACCTCCAAAACCCGGGTTAACCGACATCAATAAGACCAGATCAAGTTCTGATATGATGTTTTCCAACAAGGCAACCGGAGTATGGGGATTTAGAGTAACTCCAGCTTTCATCCCGGCATTATGTATTGATTGTACAGTGCGGTGCAGGTGCGTACAAGCTTCGTAATGAACATTGTAGATATTAGCTCCGGCATTTTTAAAAGCTTCAATGTATCTGTCGGGTTCAACAATCATAAGATGAACATCCATTGGTTTCTGACATTTATCTTTAATTGACTCAAGAACCGGAATACCAAAAGATATATTAGGAACAAACACTCCATCCATTATATCAAGATGTAACCAATCTGCTTCACTCTGGTTGATCATTTCTATTTCGGATGATAAATTACTGAAGTCGGCTGCTAAAAATGACGGAGCAATCAAATGTTTCATTGAATTTTAATTTCTTTAGTCACAAAAGTACAATAGAATGGCTTTCAAAAAAATCACTTTTTAAGATAAATAAAGAAAAAGATGAAAATTTACTCACTCTATTGTTGGTGATGCATGGCATCTTAACCCAGGAAGGATCTTAAAATCTTACTACGATAAGTATTTTTAAGCCTTTTAATTGCCTTTTCTTTAATCTGACGTACTCTTTCTCTGGTAAGATTAAAAAGTTTTCCAATTTCTTCAAGTGAATACGGAGGTTCCCCATTCAATCCGTAATACAGTTTTATAATATCTGATTCTCTTGTTGAAAGTGTGGCTAATGATCGTTCTATTTCTTTTCGTAATGAATCGTCCAGGAGTTGAGTGTCAGGACTAATGAAATCAGACGACAACAATACATCGTATAATGTATTATCCTCATCCTTTTTTAGTGGTGCATCCATTGAAAGATGACGCGAAGATACTTTTAAGGCTTCTCCTACTTCTTTAGGTGCAATTTCCAGAACACTTGCAATTTCCTCGGCAGTTGGTTCTCTCTGGTAATCCTGCTCTAATCTGGCAAAGGCATTGTTTACCTTGTTTATCGAACCAATCTTGTTTAAAGGCAGTCGCACAATACGTGCCTGTTCAGCTAAAGCTTGTAAAATGGATTGTCGAATCCACCAAACGGCATAACTAATAAATTTGAAACCTCTTGTTTCGTCAAATCTTTGAGCGGCTTTAATCAATCCCAAATTACCTTCGTTAATTAAATCAGGTAGACTTAATCCTTGGTTTTGATATTGTTTGGATACTGATACAACAAATCTTAAGTTCGAATTAATAAGTTGTTCCAATGCTTTATCATCTCCATTCTTTATTTTTTTGGCAAGACTAACTTCTTCTTCAGCCGAAAGAAGCCTCACCTTGCCAATCTCATGAAGATATTTATCCAGTGAAGGAGTCTCCCGATTGGTTACCTGTTTTGTAATTTTAAGTTGTCTCATTGCATAACGGTGGTTGAGTAGTTTAGGATGTCTGTCTTCTTTGCAACATGGTTCTTAGTCAATTTGTTCGCGTGTTTTTTAAAATTGCAGAAAAAAAAACAAACCGCAAAGACAAATGTTATTTAATTTGAACAAAATGATGTTGATTGTCATTAAATTATTTTGTTTGAATTTAAAGAATCCATACATTTGTGCGAACAATAAAAGTTGGTGCCTGTCAGGTATTCAATTCTTTAAACAAACTTTCATTTAAATAAGAATA contains:
- a CDS encoding tyrosine-type recombinase/integrase gives rise to the protein MPRRKRIIVLPRLNDCKGDINKRWFIEYQVRNHKTDKMHRFRIYEGFETIVFKTKLETIQERQKHAQSIINEYTYKLKNGWTPFKDEDVIYEDEIDYHNLAQIYGRKKKSNITIRSLMSDFLTYRKREVKPKTYESYQSKIRLFCMWLEKNDYGDLDVESIDNKIILEFFNWLIDDRKLSKLTLEKYEQNINRLFEYLISNKKVIENPVFNVPKLPRTCDNAAKPIMKNDIEKFKMIIQGRDPQLWLALQFEFYCFIRPGSELRLMRIAWIDFFSGTITIPANIAKNGKQETVIVPSQFLTVLTQQYQLQNYARDLYVFGRNKMPGTEPLGKNTLRNRFNSFRDELGLSKEYKFYSWKHTGAVLASNAGVPTKDLQMQMRHHSLDITDKYLRKMKGTDSEHLKNRFPEI
- the rpe gene encoding ribulose-phosphate 3-epimerase, with protein sequence MKHLIAPSFLAADFSNLSSEIEMINQSEADWLHLDIMDGVFVPNISFGIPVLESIKDKCQKPMDVHLMIVEPDRYIEAFKNAGANIYNVHYEACTHLHRTVQSIHNAGMKAGVTLNPHTPVALLENIISELDLVLLMSVNPGFGGQKFIENTYNKIEQLKELILKKNSRALIEVDGGVDNSNAQKLINTGADVLVAGSYVFKSKNPVETISLLKNF
- a CDS encoding RNA polymerase sigma factor RpoD/SigA is translated as MRQLKITKQVTNRETPSLDKYLHEIGKVRLLSAEEEVSLAKKIKNGDDKALEQLINSNLRFVVSVSKQYQNQGLSLPDLINEGNLGLIKAAQRFDETRGFKFISYAVWWIRQSILQALAEQARIVRLPLNKIGSINKVNNAFARLEQDYQREPTAEEIASVLEIAPKEVGEALKVSSRHLSMDAPLKKDEDNTLYDVLLSSDFISPDTQLLDDSLRKEIERSLATLSTRESDIIKLYYGLNGEPPYSLEEIGKLFNLTRERVRQIKEKAIKRLKNTYRSKILRSFLG